In the genome of Sporichthya brevicatena, the window GCTGATCACGGCGCAGCTCGACGTCCCGGTCCACGGGGCCCTCTGCTTCGTCGGCACCACGCTCCCGTGGACCGACAAGGCGATCGACGGCATCCCGCTCATCGGCCGCCGGGGGCTGCGCAAGGCCGTCCAGCGTCGCGGCGACCTTGACGCGGCGGCGCGCGCGTCGGTCGCTGCTCTCCTCGACTCGCGCTTCCCGCCAGCCTGACCCTGTCCCCGCGCTGTGCATCCGCTGCGGGTCTTAGGTCACCCTCACGTTGGGCGTGGGGACGCCGATAACCCAGTCGTGATCGGTCTGCCCCTGCGCCGTGGTGGTCGGCGGGAGACGGAACGCCGACGGGAGCTCGACCCCGTCACGGCGGCGATCACGGCTGTCCCGGGGGTGCTCGCGCTCCACGACCGGCGGACGGTCGGGCCCAACGGCCGGCCGAGCCGGGAGGTCGTCGATCACTTCGTCGTCGCGCCGTCCGGGGTCTGGGTGGTCGACGCGAAGACCCACTACGGCCCCCACGAGGTGCGCCGCACCGGCGGGATCCTCACCCCGCGCGACGAGCGGCTGTTCATCAACTACCGCGACCGCACCGAGCTCGTCGACCAGCTCCGCCGCGAGGTCGTCACACTGCAGCGGACCCTCGTCGACGTCGGCCACACCGTCCCCGTCCACGGGGCGCTGTGCTTCGTCGACACCCCGCTGCCGTGGGTGAGCGAGTCGATCACTGGCGTCGCGCTCGTCGACCTGCGCGGCCTGACGACCCTGCTCGCCGCCGACGGCCACCTCGACGGCCCCGAGCGGACCGACGTCCACGCCGTCCTGAACTCCCGCTGCGTCCCGGCGTAGGCGCCGCGCCCGCCGGGACCGGCGGGGAGTAGCGTCCCGGCCGTGATCAAGTTCGACGACAGCTCCGTCGACGCCTCCGGGGTCCGCGACCGCCGGGGCAAGGGCAGCACCGCCGCGATCGGGGGCGGCGGCGTCGGCATCGTCGGGCTCCTGGTCTACGCGCTGTTCAGCGTGCTCGGCGGAGGCGGCAGTGGCCTCGACCCGTCCCTGCTCTTTCCCGCCGACGGGAGCGTCCAGAGCAAGGCCGACACCTCCGGCGACCTGCAGACCCGTTGCAACACCGAGGGCGCGATCGAGAAGTACGACGACTGCTACCTGGTCAAGGTCTACAACGAGATCAACGAGGTCTGGACGGACGACTTCGCCCGTCGCGGCGAGCGTTACGAGCGTCCGGCACTGACGTTCTTCGAGACGGCCGTGAGCACCGGCGGGTGCGGGCGGGCCTCGTCGCAGGTCGGGCCGTTCTACTGCCCGGGTGACGAGTCGATCTACATCGACATCGGTTTCCTCGCCGAGCTCCAGCGCCAGTTCGGCGCCGCGGGGCGGTACGCGCAGGCCTACATCCTTGCCCACGAGGCCGGGCATCACATCCAGACGATGCTGGGCACCGAGGACCGCATGCGCCAGGAGCAACGCTCCTCGCCCAAGCGTAAGAACGAGCTCTCCGTCGCCTTCGAGCTCCAGGCCGACTGTTACGCCGGCGTGTGGAGTCGGCTCGCCGACGACGCCGGGAACGTCTCCGTCAGCGAGGACGAGGTCCGCGAGGCCCAGGCCGCCGCTGCCGCCGTCGGCGACGACCGGATCCAGCAGAAGTCCACCGGGCGCGTCGACCCCGAGTCCTGGACCCACGGCAGCGCCGCCCAGCGCGAGCGCTGGTTCACCACCGGACGCGACAGCGGCAACCTCAACGCCTGCGACACCTTCGCCTGACGTCACGTCAGGTTTCTGCTGACGGCGAACCCGGAAACGCTTGTCGCACATCCGTCGTTGGACGCAGCATCGACCGACGGAGGTGCGCATGTCCGCCGAACGCCTGACCGACCGGCTCGACCGCGTCGAGGTCGCCGGGTTCCAGCTCTACGTCTGGTACGACCCGGACGGCGTCACGCTGATCGACACCGGCCCCGTCGGGTCGACGGACGCGATCCTCGACGCCCTCGCCCGGCGCGGCCGCGACCCGGGCGAGCTGACGCGGATCGTGCTCACCCACTTCCACGACGACCACGTCGGTTCCGCGGCCGAGCTGCGTGCGCGGACCGGTGCGCAGGTCGTCGCCCACGTCGCGGATGCGCCGGTCATCCGCGGCGAGCAAGCTGGTCCGCCGCCGAACTTCACCGACTGGGAACGCGAGCTCCACGCCCAGGTCGCCGCCGACCTCGCGGCCGCTCCGCCCGTGCCCGTCGACCTCGACGTCCACGACGGCGACGTCCTGCCCTTCGGTGGAGGAGCGCGGGTCCTCGCCGTCCCCGGCCACACCGACGGCAGCATCGCCCTCCACCTCCCCGGCCAGGGTGTCCTGTTCACCGGAGACGTCATCGCCGAGCACCAGGGCGCCGTCATCCCCGGGGTGTTCAACCTCGACGGGGAGCGGGTCCTCGACGCGTTCCGCGCCCTGGCCCAGCTCGACGTCGACGTCGCCTGCTTCGGCCACGGTCGCCCCGTCCTCGGCGGCGCCGGCTCGACCCTCCGCCTCGCGGCCGGAACCTGACCCTGACCCCGGCCCCCGTCCCCACTAACGTCACAACGTCAGCGGGATCGGGCGCCATAGCGCGCGATCCCGCTGACGTCAGTGGGCTCTGACGCCCGCTCAGGAAGCCGGGAACGCCTTGTCGAACTGCTTCGCGAAGTCGGCGGAGGCGGGGCCGCTGTAGCCGCAGCCGTCGACCATGCCCTCGTGCGCGGAGATCAGGTAGCGCTGACCCTTCTCCCAGTTGACGCCGTCGAGCGCCGCGGTGGGCATGCCCTCCGGGGTCTGAACGGTGACGACGTCGGCGTCGCCGCCCTTGTACCAGCGGTCGACGTCGATGGTGACCTTCTCGTTGCCGATGTCGGTCACGGTCCCCCCGAACGCGACTGGCGCCTTGGCGAGCGTCTTGACGTCGAAGGCGAGGCACATCGACGTCAGCGGGTCGCTGGGGTTGCCCTGCAGCTCCATCACGGTCGGGGCCGCGACGACGTTCTCGCCGTCGTCACCGCCTGACGTCACGGCGACGGTGGTGCCCACCGCGATCGCGGCCACGGCCGCCGCGGCGGCGAGCCAGGTCTTGCCCCGCCCCGCGCGCTTGGCGACGGGGGTCTCGAACTCGGTGCTCTGCGACATGATCTGCTCCAGTTGTTGGCGGGCCCGCGGACTGGTGTGTGGATCGACAGGGACCCGAGCGGACATCGGGTCGAGGCCGGTGAGCAGCGCCCGCAGCCGTCGGTCCTCCTCCGAGGTCCCGCCGAAGGACTCGCTCATCCGCCATCCCCCCTCTCCTGTCACACACTGGATGTCCGGCACCCGCGGAACTCTTTCGTCGGGGCACGAAAAGTTTTCGCGGGCCTCTGACCTGCACCGAAACCGACTGTCGGTGGCCGGGTCCAGGGTTCGCCCATGACCACTCGAACCCGGCAGCGCCGCCGGACTCGGCGCAGGAAGAACCGCACCGCCACTCGTCGTCCGCAGAAAACGGGCCGGCGCGTCCCCACTCGCACCGGCGAGACCGCGATGCTCCTGGAACGGGCCGATCACGACTTGATGTGTTGGGCCTCCGTCCTGGTCAGTTTGGTGGTCGCCAATCCGGAGCACGCAGGTCGCTTCGCTGAAGCCCTGCTCACCCGGACGGGCTCGCGCGCGGAGTGGCTGAGCATTCGGCTAGCGCGCACGATGGACCTGCTCGTCGACGGGCACACCACGGCGGGATGGCTGCCCTCAGATCTCATTCGCGTGGTCTCCCGACGTGCGGACGCCGAGGCTGCGGCAGTCGTGGCGTCGGCCCTGCGCTACCAAGCTCATCGGGCGGGCCCACAGGGCGTCGATCCGGAGTGGCAGGAGGAGATCGATGAGTTGCCGCCCGGCCTGGACGTCGACCCCTTCACTCGTGCGGGACTCCGCAACATCCTGCTGGTGATCGCCGCGCTGCGCGGGTTGCCGCCGTTGCCCGTGATCGTGACACCGCCGCCCCCGTTGGCGAGGTGCGCATGACAGGCGCGCCGACCCGAGTTGGTCATGTTAGTCTGACCATCATGACCAGCACGTACAACGTGGCCGAGGCGAAAGCGAATCTTTCCCGCTTGCTCGATGCCGCCCTCGCGGGCGAGGACGTCGTCGTGGCACGCGCCGGTCGGCCA includes:
- a CDS encoding nuclease-related domain-containing protein; the encoded protein is MIGLPLRRGGRRETERRRELDPVTAAITAVPGVLALHDRRTVGPNGRPSREVVDHFVVAPSGVWVVDAKTHYGPHEVRRTGGILTPRDERLFINYRDRTELVDQLRREVVTLQRTLVDVGHTVPVHGALCFVDTPLPWVSESITGVALVDLRGLTTLLAADGHLDGPERTDVHAVLNSRCVPA
- the ypfJ gene encoding KPN_02809 family neutral zinc metallopeptidase — translated: MKFDDSSVDASGVRDRRGKGSTAAIGGGGVGIVGLLVYALFSVLGGGGSGLDPSLLFPADGSVQSKADTSGDLQTRCNTEGAIEKYDDCYLVKVYNEINEVWTDDFARRGERYERPALTFFETAVSTGGCGRASSQVGPFYCPGDESIYIDIGFLAELQRQFGAAGRYAQAYILAHEAGHHIQTMLGTEDRMRQEQRSSPKRKNELSVAFELQADCYAGVWSRLADDAGNVSVSEDEVREAQAAAAAVGDDRIQQKSTGRVDPESWTHGSAAQRERWFTTGRDSGNLNACDTFA
- a CDS encoding MBL fold metallo-hydrolase; amino-acid sequence: MSAERLTDRLDRVEVAGFQLYVWYDPDGVTLIDTGPVGSTDAILDALARRGRDPGELTRIVLTHFHDDHVGSAAELRARTGAQVVAHVADAPVIRGEQAGPPPNFTDWERELHAQVAADLAAAPPVPVDLDVHDGDVLPFGGGARVLAVPGHTDGSIALHLPGQGVLFTGDVIAEHQGAVIPGVFNLDGERVLDAFRALAQLDVDVACFGHGRPVLGGAGSTLRLAAGT